A section of the Brevundimonas sp. AJA228-03 genome encodes:
- a CDS encoding FIST signal transduction protein gives MQTKVFAFEDQDWRVGIPALEDLEPQLVLAFLGAAQSRNPEPVAALRKRFPAALVASCSTGGEIAGVDVFDEALVGAAIRFDAARVRAHIVDLAAAGGDAEAGRVLADALLEPDLKAVLILGDGTNLNGTALIEGLSTRLPKDIVVTGGLAGDGADFGETRVGLDGAPEPGKVVGIGLYGDTLRIGWGSTGGWESFGPLRRITRSTANVLFELDGKPALDLYREYLGPLADGLPGTALLFPLTIRPDASSENDVVRTIVGIDEARNGLVFAGDIPEGWTAQLMRGTPDQLADGAARAAAQACGDSPDSGLALVVSCIGRKLMMGQRVADETEEMAQVLNAMPTVGFYSYGEIAPHGVTQDRTLHNQTMTVTVIRERA, from the coding sequence GTGCAGACGAAGGTGTTCGCGTTCGAGGATCAAGACTGGAGGGTTGGCATTCCCGCCCTCGAAGACCTCGAGCCCCAGCTTGTTCTGGCCTTTCTGGGTGCCGCTCAGTCCCGGAATCCGGAACCCGTCGCGGCGCTGAGAAAGCGCTTTCCCGCCGCGCTCGTCGCCAGCTGTTCCACTGGCGGAGAAATCGCCGGCGTCGATGTGTTCGACGAGGCCCTGGTCGGTGCGGCGATACGGTTCGATGCCGCCCGCGTCCGCGCCCACATTGTCGATCTGGCCGCCGCAGGGGGTGATGCCGAGGCCGGGCGGGTCCTTGCCGACGCGCTTCTGGAGCCTGATCTCAAGGCGGTCCTGATTCTGGGCGATGGCACCAACCTGAATGGCACCGCGCTGATCGAGGGCCTTTCGACCCGGCTGCCAAAGGATATCGTGGTCACAGGGGGCCTCGCCGGCGACGGAGCCGACTTCGGCGAGACACGGGTGGGTCTTGATGGCGCACCGGAGCCGGGCAAGGTCGTCGGTATCGGCTTGTACGGCGACACGCTGCGGATCGGCTGGGGATCAACCGGCGGGTGGGAGTCCTTTGGCCCCCTGCGGCGGATCACGCGGTCGACCGCCAATGTGCTGTTCGAACTGGATGGCAAACCGGCCCTGGATCTCTATCGGGAGTATCTCGGCCCTCTGGCCGACGGCCTCCCCGGGACGGCCCTGCTGTTCCCCCTGACGATCCGGCCTGATGCGTCGTCCGAGAACGATGTGGTCCGCACGATCGTCGGCATAGACGAAGCCAGGAATGGACTGGTGTTTGCCGGCGACATTCCTGAAGGCTGGACCGCCCAGCTGATGCGGGGAACCCCCGACCAGCTGGCCGACGGGGCCGCGCGCGCCGCCGCCCAGGCCTGTGGCGACAGCCCCGATTCGGGGTTGGCGCTGGTGGTCAGCTGCATCGGCCGCAAACTGATGATGGGCCAGCGTGTCGCGGATGAAACGGAGGAGATGGCTCAGGTCCTGAACGCCATGCCGACGGTCGGCTTCTACAGCTATGGAGAGATTGCGCCTCACGGCGTCAC
- a CDS encoding tRNA (cytidine(34)-2'-O)-methyltransferase: MRLALFQPAIPQNVGACIRLSACFGVELHIVEPAGFRFDDRAMKRAALDYGPLAHMIRHADWEAFQSTRGAGRLILFTTRGATSLTGFAFQPDDTLLFGSETSGAPDFVHAAADARVFIPIRPGARSLNLSVSAGIGLFEGLRQTLS; this comes from the coding sequence ATGCGTCTCGCCCTTTTTCAACCAGCCATCCCGCAGAACGTCGGGGCATGCATCCGACTGTCGGCCTGTTTCGGGGTCGAACTGCACATCGTCGAGCCTGCCGGCTTCCGTTTCGACGACCGCGCCATGAAGCGAGCGGCCCTGGATTACGGCCCGCTGGCGCACATGATCCGCCATGCCGACTGGGAAGCGTTCCAGTCCACCCGCGGTGCCGGTCGCCTGATTCTGTTCACCACGCGGGGCGCGACATCCCTGACCGGGTTCGCCTTCCAGCCCGACGACACCCTGCTGTTCGGATCCGAAACGTCCGGTGCGCCCGACTTCGTTCATGCCGCCGCCGACGCGCGCGTCTTCATCCCGATCCGGCCCGGAGCGCGGTCACTGAACCTGTCGGTCAGCGCCGGGATCGGACTGTTCGAAGGGTTGCGGCAGACCCTGTCCTGA
- the petA gene encoding ubiquinol-cytochrome c reductase iron-sulfur subunit, producing MAESVVNAEHPEGGAPEGEATRRDFIHIAAGAAAVGAGVMVAWPLINSMNPAADTLALSTTEFDTSKVAEGMQVVITWQGKPVFIRNRTAAELQKVLADPMSSLKDPQSDQDRTKPGHEPMLVVLGNCTHLGCIPTFGAGDYGGWFCPCHGSHYDASGRIRKGPAPKNLVVPEYAFTAGSTIKIG from the coding sequence GTGGCCGAATCGGTCGTGAACGCAGAGCATCCCGAAGGTGGAGCGCCCGAGGGTGAAGCCACCCGCCGGGACTTCATCCATATCGCCGCCGGTGCCGCGGCCGTGGGCGCAGGGGTGATGGTGGCCTGGCCGCTGATCAACTCCATGAACCCGGCCGCGGACACCCTGGCCCTGTCGACCACCGAGTTCGACACATCCAAGGTCGCCGAGGGCATGCAGGTCGTCATCACCTGGCAGGGCAAGCCGGTGTTCATCCGCAACCGTACGGCCGCCGAACTGCAGAAGGTCCTAGCCGACCCGATGAGCAGCCTGAAAGACCCCCAGTCTGACCAGGACCGCACCAAGCCGGGTCACGAGCCGATGCTGGTCGTGCTGGGCAACTGCACCCACCTGGGCTGCATTCCCACCTTTGGAGCCGGTGACTACGGCGGCTGGTTCTGCCCGTGCCACGGTTCGCACTACGACGCGTCGGGCCGTATCCGTAAGGGACCGGCCCCCAAGAACCTGGTCGTCCCGGAGTATGCGTTCACCGCAGGCTCCACCATCAAGATCGGCTGA
- a CDS encoding cytochrome b N-terminal domain-containing protein: MSGHESTYVPKTGIEKWLDTRLPIVRFGADYLALPTPKNLNYWYTFGAILSICLVTQIATGIFLAMHYQPNTAMAFASVERIMRDVNGGWLIRYVHANGASMFFVAVYIHMLRGLYYGSYKAPREMIWILGCIIFFLMIATAFLGYVLPWGQMSYWGAEVITNLIGAIPLIGEPVLIWLRGGPAIDNATLNRFFSLHYLLPFVIFGVVVLHLWALHTAGQNNPVGILIPREREKKDTVPFHPYYTVKDGFALIIFLMMFSWFVFFMPNALGHADNYIPANPLQTPAHIVPEWYMLPFYAILRAIPDKFGGVVAMFAAIGILFVLPWLDTSKVRSMRYRPTMKIFFLIFVANGLILGWCGGQLPDAQVVPGMPSFTLLDGQLNSYLWLTRLATLYYFAFFAVILPFVGLKETPLKIPASISEPVLSGPDAMSGAVPAQAEKKG; the protein is encoded by the coding sequence ATGAGCGGACACGAATCCACCTACGTCCCCAAGACGGGCATCGAGAAGTGGCTGGACACACGGCTGCCGATCGTCCGGTTCGGGGCTGACTATCTGGCCCTGCCGACGCCGAAGAACCTGAACTACTGGTACACCTTCGGGGCGATCCTGAGCATCTGCCTGGTGACCCAGATCGCCACGGGCATCTTTCTGGCGATGCACTATCAGCCCAATACCGCCATGGCCTTCGCCTCGGTCGAGCGCATCATGCGCGACGTCAATGGCGGCTGGCTGATCCGCTATGTCCACGCCAACGGGGCGTCGATGTTCTTCGTCGCGGTCTATATCCACATGCTGCGCGGGCTCTACTACGGCTCGTACAAGGCCCCGCGCGAGATGATCTGGATTCTGGGCTGCATCATCTTCTTCCTGATGATCGCCACGGCCTTCCTGGGCTACGTCCTGCCCTGGGGCCAGATGTCCTACTGGGGTGCCGAGGTCATCACCAACCTGATCGGGGCCATTCCCCTGATCGGCGAGCCGGTCCTGATCTGGCTGCGCGGCGGACCGGCGATCGACAATGCGACGCTGAACCGCTTCTTCTCGCTGCACTATCTGCTGCCGTTCGTGATCTTCGGCGTGGTCGTGCTGCACCTGTGGGCACTGCACACCGCCGGTCAGAACAACCCGGTCGGGATCCTGATCCCCAGGGAGCGCGAGAAGAAGGATACGGTGCCGTTCCACCCTTACTATACGGTCAAGGACGGCTTTGCCCTGATAATCTTCCTGATGATGTTCTCCTGGTTCGTCTTCTTCATGCCGAACGCCCTGGGTCACGCCGACAACTACATCCCGGCCAACCCGCTGCAGACGCCCGCCCACATCGTGCCCGAGTGGTATATGCTGCCCTTCTACGCGATCCTGCGGGCCATTCCCGACAAGTTCGGTGGCGTGGTGGCGATGTTCGCGGCCATCGGCATCCTGTTCGTCCTGCCCTGGCTGGATACGTCAAAGGTGCGCTCGATGCGCTATCGCCCGACGATGAAGATCTTCTTCCTGATCTTCGTGGCCAACGGCCTGATTCTGGGCTGGTGCGGTGGCCAGCTGCCGGACGCCCAGGTGGTCCCGGGGATGCCCAGCTTCACCCTGCTGGACGGTCAGCTGAACAGCTATCTGTGGCTGACGCGCCTGGCGACCCTCTACTACTTTGCCTTCTTCGCCGTGATCCTGCCCTTCGTGGGGCTTAAGGAAACACCGCTGAAGATCCCGGCGTCGATCTCCGAGCCGGTCCTTTCCGGGCCGGACGCGATGAGCGGCGCGGTTCCTGCTCAAGCCGAAAAGAAGGGCTGA
- a CDS encoding cytochrome c1, with amino-acid sequence MTISIRKLVLAAASAALFASAGPALAEGGKLEPRSGGFSFEGPLGTFDQAQLQRGYKVYREVCSACHSMNLMHFRTLGERGGPFYDPEAASPAENRFVKALAAEVQVADIDTETGDPIMRNGMAADAFPSPFPNRTAAAAANGGAVPPDLSVMAKARDGGADYIYSILVGYVETPSAELKVNPGQYYNPYMAGDMTPFWSGDHEHVPPGGFIAMPPPLVEGQVTFDDGTASSVDQMAKDVSAYIAWASDPKATERKQSGMGVLAFLAIFAGLTYASYRKIWKGVAH; translated from the coding sequence ATGACGATTTCTATTCGCAAACTGGTCCTGGCCGCAGCTTCGGCCGCTCTGTTCGCTTCGGCCGGTCCGGCCCTGGCCGAGGGAGGCAAGCTGGAGCCCCGCTCGGGCGGTTTCAGTTTCGAGGGCCCGCTGGGTACGTTCGATCAGGCCCAGCTGCAGCGTGGCTACAAGGTCTACCGCGAGGTCTGTTCCGCCTGTCACTCGATGAACCTGATGCATTTCAGGACCCTGGGTGAGCGCGGGGGTCCCTTCTATGACCCCGAGGCCGCCAGCCCGGCCGAGAACCGCTTCGTCAAGGCCCTGGCCGCAGAGGTCCAGGTCGCGGACATCGACACCGAGACGGGTGATCCGATCATGCGCAATGGCATGGCCGCCGATGCCTTCCCCTCGCCGTTTCCGAACCGGACGGCGGCGGCAGCGGCGAACGGCGGGGCCGTTCCGCCCGACCTGTCGGTGATGGCCAAGGCCCGCGATGGCGGTGCCGACTATATCTATTCGATCCTCGTCGGCTATGTGGAAACCCCGTCGGCCGAGCTGAAGGTCAATCCGGGCCAGTACTACAACCCCTATATGGCCGGGGACATGACGCCCTTCTGGTCGGGCGATCACGAGCATGTGCCGCCCGGAGGCTTCATCGCCATGCCGCCCCCGCTGGTGGAGGGCCAGGTGACCTTCGACGACGGCACCGCCAGTTCCGTCGACCAGATGGCCAAGGACGTCTCGGCCTATATCGCCTGGGCCTCGGACCCCAAGGCGACGGAACGCAAACAGTCGGGCATGGGCGTCCTGGCCTTCCTGGCCATCTTCGCCGGCCTGACCTATGCCAGCTATCGCAAGATCTGGAAGGGCGTGGCGCACTAG
- a CDS encoding IS481 family transposase, with amino-acid sequence MNVHENARLTAHSRADLVRRVVDQGQPRKVVAAAFGVDPKTVGKWVNRFRTEGTAGLRIVRRVRTGCGPRPTGVQEQIIALRRQRFTGQQIARDAKVSPATVSRILRRVRLSRIRDLEPPEPVRRYERDLPGDMIHIDIKKLGRFDQPGHRVTGDRTRQSNGRGVGWEFVHVCIDDASRIAFSQIRPDEKASSAVPFLKAAIEYYAGLGVTVTRVMTDNGSCYKAFAFRDACKALGLRHIRTKPYTPKTNGKAERFIQTALREWAYAQKYQSSDRRAAELPFWLHRYNWHRPHGGIKRQTPISRLALTGDNLLRLHI; translated from the coding sequence ATGAACGTGCATGAGAATGCCCGGCTGACGGCGCATAGTCGAGCCGATCTGGTGCGGCGGGTGGTGGATCAGGGCCAGCCGCGCAAGGTCGTGGCGGCGGCCTTCGGCGTCGATCCCAAGACCGTCGGCAAGTGGGTAAACCGGTTCAGAACCGAGGGCACGGCGGGTCTGAGGATCGTTCGTCGCGTCCGCACCGGCTGCGGGCCCCGACCGACAGGGGTCCAGGAGCAGATTATCGCCCTGCGCCGGCAGCGCTTCACGGGCCAGCAGATCGCCCGCGACGCCAAGGTGTCGCCGGCCACGGTCAGCCGGATCCTGCGCCGCGTCCGCCTCAGCCGCATCCGCGACCTGGAACCGCCTGAGCCGGTTCGCCGCTACGAGCGCGACCTTCCCGGCGACATGATCCACATCGACATCAAGAAACTGGGCCGCTTCGACCAGCCCGGCCACCGCGTCACCGGCGATCGAACCAGACAGTCCAACGGGCGCGGCGTCGGCTGGGAGTTCGTCCACGTCTGCATCGACGACGCCTCACGCATCGCCTTCAGCCAGATACGGCCCGACGAGAAGGCCTCGAGCGCCGTCCCCTTCCTGAAGGCGGCTATCGAGTACTACGCCGGACTCGGCGTCACCGTGACCCGGGTCATGACCGACAACGGCTCATGCTACAAAGCCTTCGCCTTCCGCGACGCCTGCAAGGCGCTGGGCCTCAGGCACATCCGCACAAAACCCTACACGCCAAAGACCAACGGCAAGGCCGAGCGCTTCATCCAGACCGCCCTGCGCGAATGGGCTTACGCACAGAAATACCAGAGCTCGGATCGACGCGCCGCCGAGCTTCCGTTCTGGCTACACCGATACAACTGGCATCGACCACACGGCGGCATCAAACGACAAACACCCATCAGCAGACTCGCCCTCACTGGGGACAACCTGTTGAGGCTCCACATCTAG
- a CDS encoding M28 family metallopeptidase: MRLFSAAAVLLTAFSLTVGAQAQTSPFEAARLSEHIRVLSADDYGGRGIATPAEAKVIAYLSEHYAAAGLQPGGDNGGWTQAVALNRFTASNIQAQVRVGDWTQPLTQGEQIVISSRRPGEDHVRLMDAPLVFVGYGIHAPERDWDDFKGQDMRGKVLVVLVNDADFEEPALDTFGGKAMTYYGRWTYKYEEAARQGAAGIIIVHETDPASYGWTTVRNSWSGANFDIVRANPDERVPMESWIQRDVAVELFRHAGQDFEALKRSARRRDFQPVTLTGAALDVMFDVASTRIETHNVIARLPGTTHPDETFLYTAHWDHIGVGTPDANGDAIFNGAVDNASGTAGLLELARVYGAGPAPERSVVFISFTAEESGLLGSEYYAANPIYPLATTVGGINMDSANVYGRVSAMGVVGYGQSDFDDRMLPLVEAQGRVIQPDENPASGSYFRSDHFPLAKRGVPMAYADSAGDFIDEPVARRTAARDDYTASRYHQADDEWSPDWDYAGQIQDLDVYLALGRSLVDGRDWPQWKPGSEFATVRAQTADQRQ; encoded by the coding sequence ATGCGTCTGTTCTCCGCCGCCGCCGTCCTGTTGACGGCGTTTTCCCTGACGGTCGGGGCCCAGGCACAGACCTCGCCGTTCGAGGCCGCGCGGCTGTCCGAACACATCCGCGTCCTGTCCGCCGACGACTATGGCGGGCGCGGCATCGCGACGCCGGCCGAGGCCAAGGTCATCGCCTACCTCAGCGAACACTATGCGGCGGCGGGACTGCAGCCGGGCGGGGACAACGGCGGCTGGACCCAGGCCGTGGCGCTGAACCGGTTCACGGCCTCGAACATCCAGGCCCAGGTTCGGGTCGGCGACTGGACCCAGCCCCTGACCCAGGGCGAGCAGATCGTGATCTCGAGCCGACGGCCCGGCGAGGACCACGTCAGGCTGATGGACGCGCCCCTGGTCTTCGTCGGCTATGGCATCCATGCGCCGGAGCGCGACTGGGACGACTTCAAGGGCCAGGACATGCGCGGCAAGGTCCTGGTCGTTCTGGTCAATGACGCCGACTTCGAGGAGCCGGCGCTGGACACCTTCGGCGGCAAGGCCATGACCTACTACGGCCGCTGGACCTACAAGTACGAAGAGGCGGCGCGTCAGGGCGCGGCTGGCATCATCATCGTCCACGAGACCGATCCGGCCTCCTATGGCTGGACGACGGTGCGCAATAGCTGGTCTGGCGCGAATTTCGACATCGTGCGCGCCAATCCGGATGAGCGGGTGCCAATGGAAAGCTGGATCCAGCGCGACGTGGCTGTTGAGCTGTTCCGGCACGCGGGCCAGGATTTCGAGGCGCTGAAACGCTCGGCGCGCCGCCGGGACTTCCAGCCTGTGACCCTGACCGGGGCGGCGCTGGACGTGATGTTCGACGTGGCGTCCACCCGGATCGAGACGCACAATGTGATCGCCCGCCTGCCGGGCACGACCCATCCGGACGAGACCTTCCTCTATACCGCCCACTGGGACCACATCGGCGTCGGCACGCCCGATGCCAACGGAGACGCCATCTTCAACGGGGCGGTGGACAATGCCTCGGGCACGGCGGGCCTGCTGGAACTGGCGCGGGTGTATGGGGCCGGGCCGGCACCGGAGCGGTCGGTGGTCTTCATCAGTTTCACGGCCGAGGAGAGTGGTCTGCTGGGGTCTGAATACTATGCGGCCAATCCGATCTATCCGTTGGCCACGACCGTGGGCGGGATCAACATGGACTCGGCCAATGTCTATGGCCGGGTCAGCGCCATGGGCGTCGTCGGCTATGGCCAGTCGGACTTCGACGACCGGATGCTGCCGCTGGTCGAGGCGCAAGGGCGCGTGATCCAGCCGGACGAGAACCCGGCCTCGGGCAGCTATTTCCGCTCCGACCACTTCCCCCTGGCCAAGCGCGGCGTGCCAATGGCCTATGCCGACTCGGCCGGAGACTTCATCGACGAACCGGTCGCCAGGCGGACGGCGGCGCGCGACGACTATACCGCCAGCCGCTATCACCAGGCCGACGACGAATGGTCGCCCGACTGGGATTACGCCGGTCAGATCCAGGACCTGGACGTCTATCTGGCGCTGGGGCGTTCGCTGGTCGATGGCCGCGACTGGCCGCAGTGGAAGCCGGGTTCGGAGTTCGCGACCGTCCGGGCACAAACGGCGGATCAGCGGCAATAA
- a CDS encoding M28 family peptidase, with the protein MLRGLIGGVAALALLGAGAATAQEFSAERLSDHIKVLSDDSFAGRFPGTEGERLTLAYLQSQYEAMGLEPGGPGGSWLQDVTLVRFTPSRAPTASWTGPDGTTHALVAGTDINLRTAVGDGTVTVTDAPIVFAGYGIVAPERGWDDYGDIDLTGKVVIILGGQPTAFGADPNFYGSPVHKREEAFRRGAVGVIALQEQGTMRPNMRPRMTIGDARDVSFSGTIPMTTADQMATAMGGQMSDAVAMARAGGAFRAHETGLKLSVDIAETTEVVPSHNLIARITGTTRPDEYVVYSAHWDHVGTAPEPDATGDNVFNGAWDNASGTSGVMEMARAFKEGAPPERTVIFLHVTAEEQGLLGSQWYAAHPVYPLEKTAADINIDMLPFTPATKTIAIFGPGKSTLEDDLATLAAEDGRSLTGDGEPEQGFYYRSDHFNFAVGGVPALMPWTGVDFVEGGEAVGRPYYQAQMAAYYHNLNDEWRADYDFTAAQANLHLLYELGHGIADSEAWPQWKPTAEFAARRRASDAARD; encoded by the coding sequence ATGTTGCGTGGACTGATCGGCGGCGTGGCCGCACTGGCGTTGCTGGGCGCGGGGGCTGCGACCGCCCAGGAGTTTTCGGCCGAGCGGCTGAGCGACCACATCAAGGTTCTGTCCGACGACAGTTTCGCCGGACGCTTCCCGGGTACCGAGGGCGAGCGGCTGACGCTGGCCTATCTGCAGAGCCAGTACGAGGCCATGGGGCTGGAGCCGGGCGGGCCGGGCGGCTCGTGGCTGCAGGATGTGACCCTGGTGCGGTTCACGCCCTCGCGGGCACCCACCGCCAGCTGGACCGGCCCTGACGGCACGACCCATGCCCTGGTCGCGGGAACGGATATCAACCTGCGGACCGCGGTCGGCGACGGGACGGTCACGGTGACCGACGCGCCGATAGTCTTTGCCGGATACGGCATCGTCGCGCCCGAGCGCGGCTGGGACGACTATGGCGACATCGACCTGACGGGAAAGGTGGTCATCATCCTGGGTGGCCAGCCCACCGCGTTCGGGGCCGATCCGAACTTCTACGGGTCGCCGGTGCACAAGCGCGAGGAGGCCTTCAGGCGCGGGGCCGTGGGGGTCATCGCCCTGCAGGAACAGGGCACGATGCGTCCGAACATGCGGCCGCGCATGACGATCGGCGACGCAAGGGACGTGTCGTTCAGCGGCACGATCCCCATGACCACCGCCGACCAGATGGCGACGGCCATGGGTGGTCAAATGAGCGACGCGGTGGCGATGGCCCGGGCCGGTGGCGCGTTCAGGGCGCACGAGACGGGCCTGAAGCTGTCGGTCGACATCGCCGAGACGACCGAGGTCGTGCCCTCGCACAATCTGATCGCGAGAATCACGGGCACGACACGGCCGGACGAATACGTCGTCTATTCGGCCCACTGGGACCACGTCGGGACAGCACCCGAGCCGGACGCGACGGGCGACAACGTTTTCAACGGAGCCTGGGACAATGCCTCGGGCACCTCGGGCGTGATGGAGATGGCGCGCGCGTTCAAGGAAGGCGCTCCGCCCGAACGGACGGTCATCTTCCTGCACGTCACGGCCGAGGAGCAGGGTCTGCTGGGTTCGCAATGGTATGCGGCCCACCCGGTCTATCCGCTGGAGAAGACGGCGGCGGACATCAATATCGACATGCTGCCCTTCACACCCGCGACGAAGACCATCGCCATCTTCGGGCCAGGCAAGTCGACGCTGGAGGACGATCTGGCCACGCTGGCGGCCGAGGACGGACGAAGCCTGACCGGCGACGGCGAGCCGGAGCAGGGGTTCTACTACCGCTCAGACCACTTCAACTTCGCCGTGGGCGGCGTGCCGGCGCTGATGCCCTGGACCGGTGTCGACTTCGTCGAGGGTGGCGAAGCCGTCGGGCGGCCCTACTACCAGGCCCAGATGGCGGCCTACTATCATAATCTGAACGACGAATGGCGCGCCGACTACGACTTCACGGCGGCCCAGGCGAACCTGCACCTGCTGTACGAACTGGGTCACGGAATCGCGGATTCGGAAGCCTGGCCGCAGTGGAAGCCGACGGCCGAGTTCGCGGCCCGCCGTCGCGCCTCGGACGCCGCCCGCGACTGA
- a CDS encoding DUF1501 domain-containing protein: MTHGKYSRRQLLHIGGGLSMLGAAAPFAAQLAAAGAAVSQSAPDYKALVCVFLFGGNDSHNMVLATDNDSWGRYFAARNTGNDPIALMPVGTPPTPVGATNSITGRVSTADSPEAWGGVLPIVPRTLNPIPAGTSASVRTFGLHPFMGPVKDLFDAGRLAVVANVGTLIRPITKAQYEARTVAFPANLFSHNDQQSTWQAGLTEGARTGWGGRFGDLLNGMNGTGALFTAVSTAGNAVFLSGQSVVQYQMSTGAQPAVVINGQSGANLFGSTVAPGRVRELITDTSSASLFAADYATTTGRSIGAATSLNSVFASSAVTSVPSAPVYRNPITGATETNNLAVQLQTVARMIAAAPTLGVKRQVFFVSLGGWDTHDFQNTTQSNNLSKVATALAYFDGVLGNLAGVNMRNAVTTFTASDFSRTFTTNGDGTDHAWGGHHLVMGGSVRGGDIYGQYPTLGVDLGTFRNPDMSRSYLVPTTSVDQYAATMGRWLGVSESNLDTIFPNLGNMVSRGLGFL; the protein is encoded by the coding sequence ATGACCCACGGAAAATACAGCCGCCGTCAGCTGCTCCACATCGGCGGGGGCCTGTCGATGCTGGGGGCCGCCGCCCCCTTCGCGGCCCAGCTCGCCGCCGCCGGTGCTGCCGTCAGCCAGAGCGCGCCGGACTACAAGGCCCTGGTCTGCGTCTTCCTGTTCGGCGGCAACGACAGCCATAACATGGTGCTGGCGACCGACAATGACAGTTGGGGTCGCTATTTCGCCGCGCGCAATACCGGCAACGACCCCATCGCCCTGATGCCCGTCGGCACACCGCCGACGCCGGTCGGGGCGACCAACTCGATCACCGGCCGGGTCTCCACGGCGGATTCGCCCGAGGCCTGGGGCGGCGTCCTCCCGATCGTGCCGCGAACCCTGAACCCCATCCCGGCAGGCACCAGCGCCTCGGTCCGGACGTTCGGCCTGCACCCCTTCATGGGTCCGGTGAAGGATCTGTTCGACGCGGGACGCCTCGCCGTGGTCGCCAATGTCGGGACCCTGATCCGCCCGATCACCAAGGCCCAGTACGAGGCCCGGACGGTCGCCTTCCCGGCCAACCTGTTCAGTCACAACGACCAGCAATCGACCTGGCAGGCGGGCCTGACCGAGGGGGCACGCACCGGCTGGGGTGGTCGTTTCGGCGATCTGCTGAACGGCATGAACGGGACGGGAGCCCTGTTCACGGCCGTCTCGACCGCCGGCAACGCGGTCTTTCTGTCCGGCCAGTCGGTGGTCCAGTACCAGATGAGCACGGGGGCGCAGCCCGCCGTGGTCATTAACGGCCAGTCCGGGGCCAACCTGTTCGGCTCGACCGTCGCGCCTGGCCGGGTCCGCGAATTGATCACGGACACCTCGTCGGCCAGCCTGTTCGCCGCCGACTATGCCACCACCACTGGACGCTCGATCGGCGCGGCGACGTCGCTGAACAGTGTCTTCGCATCGTCTGCCGTGACCAGCGTGCCGTCGGCACCCGTCTACCGCAACCCCATCACCGGCGCGACCGAGACCAACAACCTGGCGGTCCAGCTCCAGACCGTGGCCCGGATGATCGCTGCCGCTCCGACCCTGGGCGTCAAACGCCAGGTCTTCTTCGTCAGCCTGGGTGGCTGGGACACCCACGATTTCCAGAACACGACCCAGTCCAACAACCTGTCCAAGGTCGCGACCGCCCTGGCCTATTTCGACGGCGTCCTGGGCAACCTGGCCGGCGTCAACATGCGCAACGCGGTCACGACCTTCACCGCCTCGGATTTCTCGCGCACCTTCACCACCAACGGCGACGGCACCGACCATGCCTGGGGCGGGCACCATCTGGTGATGGGCGGCTCGGTCCGGGGCGGCGACATCTATGGCCAGTATCCAACCCTCGGTGTCGATCTCGGCACGTTCCGAAACCCCGACATGAGCCGATCCTACCTGGTCCCCACCACCTCGGTGGATCAATACGCCGCCACCATGGGCCGCTGGCTGGGGGTGTCGGAAAGCAATCTCGACACCATCTTCCCCAATCTGGGCAATATGGTCAGCCGGGGTCTGGGCTTTCTTTAG